Part of the Roseobacter litoralis Och 149 genome, GCTTTGTGCACCGCCCCCACGCTGAGCGGATCATGGCAATCGCGGATCGGGTGGCGGCTTGGGTCCATCTGGCGTCCAAACCCGCCAGTGAACGCCGCATAGCATTGGTGATGTCCACCTACCCGGGGCGCGAGTGGAACCTCGCGCATGCTGTGGGGATGGACGCGCTTGGCTCTGCCTCCGCGATCCTTGAGGATTTGGCAGGTGCGGGCTACGCGACCGACGGGCACGTTACCGCGCAGGATTTTGAGAGCGCCGACCAACTGCTCGATGCGCGTGACTATCAGGCGCTGCTGGCCAATCTGCCACAGAGCCTGCGCGACGATCTCACGATAGCATGGGACGATCCGCCTGAAGGTGTCGCGATTGCGATGCCGGCCGTGCGGCGTGGCAATGTCTGGATCGCGCTACAACCAGAGCGTGGCACACCGCAGAAACGCGATCAAGAATACCACGACCTGTCGCGTGTCCCGCGCCATGAATATGTGGCGTTCTATCTGTGGCTGCGCACGCAGGTGGATGCCATCGTTCACATCGGGGCGCATGGCACGCTGGAATGGTTGCCGGGCAAGTCGGTCGCCCTGTCCAACGCATGCTGGCCGGATGCGCTGACCGGGGCGACGCCGGTCATTTATCCCTTTATCGTGAATGACCCCGGCGAGGCGGCACAAGCCAAGCGCCGCATCGGGGCTGTGACGCTGGGGCATATACCGCCGCCCCTGCGCCCCACTGCGACGCCGCTGCGGCTGGTACGGCTTGAAGCTTTGCTGGATGAATTTTCCAATGCGGACGGGCTTGATCCGCGCCGCCGCGATCTGTTGCAGGAGAATATCCGTGATGAGGCGCAGGCGCTGGGTGTGGAACATGAATTGGGGTTGGATGGCGTGTCCTGCGCGGCGGAGGCCATCACGCGCATCGACCGCTTTGTCTGTGACATCAAGGACAGCCAGTTCGGGGATGGTTTGCATATCTGGGGCCGCGCGCCGCAGGTGGATACCACTTTTGATGCGAGCCTTTCCGCGCGATGCGAGAGTGCAGCCCTCTTGGCGGCGCTGGATGGCAAACGCATCGCGGGCGGCCCGTCCGGATCGCCCTACCGGGGGCGGCTTGATGTGCTGCCCACCGGACGCAACCTTTATACCATAGACCAACGCTCCGTTCCGACGCGGGCGGCTTACGAACAGGGGCGCAGGCTTGCGGATGAGTTCGTGCGCAGACATCTGCAGGACGAAGGCGACTGGCCGCGCAGCCTGATCGTGGATCTCTGGGGGTCGGCCACCATGCGCACGGCAGGTGAAGAGTTCGCGATGGCGCTGTGCCTGCTGGGTGCGCGCCCGGTCTGGGATGAAGGGTCCGAGCGTGTGTCAGGCATCGAGGTGCTGCCGATCACCGAATTGGACCGCCCGCGCGTGGATGTGACCTTACGTGTTTCCGGACTGTTTCGCGACGTGTTCCCGACACTTACAGCGCTGTTTTCGCAAGCGGTGCGCGCCTTGGCCGCCCGCGATGAAGCGCCCGACTGGAACCCCTACGCAGGGGCTGACACCACGCGCGTTTTCGGCCCGGCACCGGGCAGTTTCGGCGTCGCCATGGGGGCCCATATCGGTGATTATTCCGAGGCAGCCAAACTGGCGGCAGGCGAAGCTTGGCTGGCCACCTCAAGCTGGGCGCTCGACGGGGATAAAGTGCAGCAAGACGCCGCTGGTATCAAGGCGCGGGTCAGCAAGGCGACTGCGTTTCTGCACTTTCAGGACTTGCCGGAAACCGATGTGCTGCTGGCCGAAGACTACGCCACCCATGAGGCAGGGTTCGCCGCCGCCAAATCCGTCACCGGTGGGCGCGCAGCACTCTACCATATGGATGCGACCGATTTCGAAAACCCGCGCACCCGCACCCTGACCGAAGAGATTGCCCGTGTGGTTCATGCGCGCGCCACGCAACCGGATTGGATTGCGGGCATGCAGCGGCATGGCTTTCGCGGGGCGGCGGAAATCGCCACGACACTGGAAAACATGGCTGCCTTTGCCCAGCTTGCCGATGTGGTGCCGGGACATCTATTCGATCTCTATTTCGACGCCACATTGGGCGATGCGGATGTCACGGCCTTTCTGGCAGATGCGAACCCTGCGGCGTTGGCCGCCATGCGGGACCGGTTTGCAGCGCTGCACGCGGCGGGTCTGTGGAAATCGCGGCGCAATTCGATCCTCGCGTCGCTGGAGGCGGCGGAATGAACCGCGCAGCCTCTGCGAAGGCTCCCCGCGTCAAGGGATGGTGCCCGGGCGCGCATCGCCCGATGGCCTCGGGCGACGGGCTGGTTGTGCGCGTGCGTCCTCAGATGAGCCGTCTGGATCGCACCCAAGCCTGCAGGCTGGCCGAGCTTGCGATCGGCTATGGCAATGGCGTGATTGATCTGACCTCGCGGGGCAACCTGCAGATCAGGGGCGTGGATCAGGACCGGCACGGTGCACTACTGGAAGCGCTTATGGATGCGCACCTTTTGGATGCCACAGCAGAGGATGAGGCGCGCAGGAATATCCTCACGACGCCTTTCTGGGGGCAGGATGGCCTCACCGAAAACCTGTATCCGAGGATCGTGGCAGGCTTGCGGGCCTTGCCGAACTTGCCCGCCAAAATGGGGATTGTCCTTGATACAGGTGCGCAGCCGCTGTTGTCTTTGGCCTCGGGTGATTTCAGGTTCGAACGTGGCGCACAAACAGCTTTGATCCTGCGCGCGGATGGTGCCGTGACGGGTATGGAAATAAGCCCGGACACGGCGCTGTCCGCGCTTGCTGATCTTGCGCAGTGGTTTGTCGACAGCGGCGGTGCTCAGGCAGGCCGCATGCGCCGCCACTTGGAAAGAAACGCGCTGCCGGACGGTTTTCAGGGCCATGCGCCGCGTCGCACTGGCACGACACCGCAACCGGGTCCTTGCCCTGAGGGATACCTTTTGGGTGCGGGTTTCGGGGCGGTGGATGCACGCGGGTTGATCGGTTTGTTCGCGGATGACGCAGTCGTAGGGCTGCGCTGCACGCCGTGGCGGCTGTTCCTGCTCGAAGGGGCCTCAAAGGTCGCAACCGACTGTTTCGTCACGAAACCCGGTGCGCATATCCTGAATGTCCATGCATGCCCCGGTGCGCCGCTTTGTGAACAGGGCGAAATCGAAACCCGGGCCTTGGCCGAGGCACTTGCCACCCGCATGCCCAAGGGACAAAGCCTGCATGTGTCGGGCTGCGCGAAGGGCTGCGCGCATGCCGGGCCTGCGGATGTCACTCTGGTCGGCGCGGACGGTAAATTCGATCTTGTCAGGCATGACGCTGCATGGGATGAGCCGTCTGCGCGCGGATTGTCCATAGATGATGTTTTCAAGGAACTGACACAGTAGCCATGCCTTACCAATATGAAAAAGATGGGGCGGCCATCTATCTGGAAAGCTTCGCAACCATTCGTGCCGAAGCGGCGTTGGAGCGTTTTGCACCCGACGAAGAGCAAGTCGTCGTGCGCATGATCCACGCTGCAGGTTTGGTGGGCTTGGAAGAGCATGTGAAAGTTGCCCCCGGCATGGTCGCAGCGGCGCGGGATGCGTTGATGCGGGGTGCGCCGATTTTTTGCGATGCCTATATGGTGAGCGAAGGGGTGACACGCAAACGCCTGCCCGCCGATAACGATGTGATCTGCACCCTGCGGGATGCCCGGGTGCCGGACATGGCCGCAAGACTTGGCACAACGCGTTCGGCTGCAGCGCTTGAGCTTTGGCGGGACCGTCTGGAGGGCGCGGTTGTGGCGATCGGCAATGCGCCAACCGCGCTGTTTCACCTGCTGGAGATGCTCGAAGATCCGGACTGCCCACGGCCTGCGGCGATCATCGGCTGCCCCGTCGGGTTTGTCGGCGCAAGAGAGAGCAAAGACGCGTTATGGGCGGCGAACCCGGTGCCATCGATCATTGTCGAGGGTCGTCTGGGCGGCAGCGCCATCACCGTCGCGGCCATCAATGCCATCGCGAGTCGCGCGGAATGACCGGCGTATTATATGGCGTCGGTTTGGGTCCCGGTGATCGGGAGCTGATGAGCGTCAAATCAGATCGTCTCGTGCGCGAGACCCGCAACATTGCCTACTTCCGTAAGAAAGGCCGTGCCGGTCGCGCGCGCACCATTGTAGATGGGATGTTGCGCGATGATGTGGTGCCCTTTGCGATGGAATACCCGGTCACGACCGAGATCCCGCTGTCTGATCCGCGCTACAACGCGGCACTTTCGGCCTTTTACACCGACTGCACCACGCATCTGCAAACGCTTGTGCAAGCGGGCGAAGACGTTGTGGTGCTGTGCGAGGGGGACCCGTTCTTTTATGGCTCTTTCATGCATGTTTACACGCGTTTGAAAGACAGTCTGCCGATCGAAGTGATTCCGGCCATCACGGGCATGTCTGCCGCCTGGACAGCGAGTGGCGCGCCGATCACATGGGGCGATGACATTCTGTCGACCGTGATGGGCACGCTGGACGAAGAGACGTTAACCAATGCGATGACACAGGCCGATGCATTGGTCGTTATGAAAATCGGGCGCAACCTGCCCAAGGTGCGCCGGGCACTGGCGGCGGCGGGCAAGGCGGAGCGCGCGATCCTTGTGAAATACGCCAGCATGGAGGGGCAGGAAATCTGCCCTCTGGCCGAGTTCGACGCGGAAACACTGCCCTATTTTTCAATCATCATCGTGCATGGACAGGGCCGCAGGCCGTGAGCGGCTGGGTCATCATCGCGGGTCTTGGACCGGGTCGGGAGAGCTGCATTACCCCAGAAGTGACGGAGGCAATCGCGCAGGCCACAGATATCGTCGGCTACATTCCCTATGTGCGCCGCATTGCGCCGCGCGCCGGTCTGACCTTGCACGAAAGCGACAACCGGGTGGAATTGGATCGCGCGCGCCACGCTTTGCAGATGGCTGCCGATGGCCGCCGTGTGGTGGTGGTCAGCTCTGGTGATCCAGGTGTCTTTGCGATGGCCTCGGCTGTTTTCGAAGCCCTTGAAGCGGGCGATGCGACGTGGCGCGCGTTGGATGTGCGGGTTTTACCCGGCATTACCGCCATGCTCGCCGCATCGGCGGCGGCGGGTGCGCCGCTTGGTCATGACTTTTGCGCGATCAACCTGAGCGATAACCTGAAACCATGGGATCTGATCGAAAAGCGGCTGCGACTGGCGGTGGAAGCTGATTTTGCAATGGGTTTTTACAATCCACGCTCCAAAGCGCGCCCCGATGGTTTTGCCCGTGTCCTCGATGTTCTGCGCGAGGGGTGCGCGCCTGAGCGGTTGCTGATTTTTGCCCGCGCGGTTTCCACGCCCGAGCAGAAGATCGATGTGGTGCGGCTTGCCGAGGCGACGCCTGAAATGGCGGATATGCGCACCGTGGTGTTGGTCGGCTCATCCCAGACGCGGCTGATTGAACGGGCGGGCGATCCCATCGTTTACACCCCGCGGTCGGTTTCCTGATGGCTGAGCCAGGCCAGCACGTCAGCGGGGGTCGCGACCTCGTGCCGCTCCGGCACAGACGGGCGGTCTATCATGATGACCGGCAGCCCAAGCGCGCGCGCGGCGGCGATCTTGGCATAGGCGCCGCTGCCGCCGGCATTTTTCGACACGACGATGTCGATCCTGTGCTCCTGCATCAAGGCCCGGTCGTCGGGTTCGGTAAATGGGCCACGCGCGACAATCACCTGTGCGTCGGGCAATGGCAGCGCGGCCTTTGGCGGATCCACCAGCCGCAACAGATAAAAATGCTGCGGGTTGGGCGCGAAATCGGCCAGATGCATGCGCCCCACCGCCAGCATCACCCGCAGCGGCGCGCGCTCAAGCGCCGCAACGGCCCCCGCGATATCCGCAACATGCTGCCATTTGTCCTGCGGTTCGGGGTCCCATTTGGGACGGGTCAGGGCGATCATCGGCACCTCGGCCTGCGCAGAGGCCGCGACCGCATTGCGGCTCATCTGCGCGGCGAACGGATGGGTTGCATCGACCAGATGGGTGATCTTTTCCGCCCGCATGTAACGCGCAAGACCTTCTGCGCCACCAAAACCGCCGACACGCTGCGGCAAGGGTTGGCGGATCGGTCGTTCCACGCGCCCCGCAAAAGACACGGTGCCTTTGACCCCAGCTTTTGCCAGCGCATTGGCCAGCGCCGTGGCCTCGGTCGTGCCGCCGAGTATCAGCAGGTTTGGCGTCATGACTAAAGCCCCTTGGATCACCATCATCGGTCTGGGCGAAGATGGACCGGATGGCCTGCCCCCTGCAAGCCATAAGGCCCTTGCCGCTGCCGAGGTGATCATGGCGCCGCGGCGGCATTTGTCATTGCTCGCCGAGACCACTGCCAGGCTGATCGAATGGCCTGTGCCGTTTTCTGACGGGATAGGGCTTTTGGCATCCCTGCGGGGGCAACAGGTCGTGGTTCTGGCGTCGGGTGATCCGTTCTGGTTCGGCGCAGGCTCCGTCATTGCGCGTGAATTTGAGGCGGGCGAGTGGCGATGTCTGCCCGCGCCATCCACTTTCGCGCGGGCCGCGAGCCATATGGGCTGGGCGATTGATCAGACGATCTGCCTTGGCCTGCATGCGGCCCCCTTGACGCGGCTTCGTCCCTTTCTTGCACCACATCTTCAGCTTGTGGTCTTGTTGCGCGATGGGGATGCCGTGCACGCGCTTACGCAATACCTGCAAGGCGAAGGGTTTGGCGAAAGCGAGCTGACCGTGATGGAGGCGCTTGGCGGGCCGCGTGAAAAATGCACGCCGCTGCGCGCCGACGACGTGCAGCCCCGCGCATTTCAGCATCCGGTCTGCGTGGCGCTCAAGCCCAAGGGCGCCGGTGCAGTGCTGCCCGTCGCTGCTGGTCTGCCGGATGCAATCTTCGAAACCGACGGCGTGATGACCAAACGCCCGGTGCGGGCCGTAACCCTGTCGTCCCTCGCACCGAAACCGGGGGAGTTGCTGTGGGACATCGGTGGCGGGTCAGGGTCCGTCGGCATCGAATGGCTGCTGGCGCACCGGGCGTGCCGCGCCATTTCGGTTGAACCGCGCGCAGATCGCGTGGGGCTGATTGAACACAACGCAGCGGCGCTTGGGGTGGATCGTTTGCGGGTTGTCCACGGAGAGGCGCCCGATGTGCTGACCGGGTTGCCAAGCCCTGATGCGGTGTTCATTGGGGGCGGATTAAGCGCGGAAATGATGGATGCGCTGGAGGGACTATTGCCCGCCGGAACGCGCATTGTCGCCAACGCCGTCACGCTCGAGGCTGAACGCCTACTGGCGGAAACGCATGCGATCAAGGGGGGTGAGTTGTTGCGTATTGATGTGTCGACCGCGCAACCGCTGGGTGCCAAAACCGCGTGGAAGCCATCCTATCCCCTCGTGCAGTGGAGCGGCGTGCTATGATCGTGGCAGGTTTTGGGTTTCAATCGGCTGCAACAGCGGCCAGCCTCAGGGATGCGCTGTCTGAAACGGGGTCACAAACCACCGTTGATGCAATCGCAACCATAGACGACAAAACGTGTGCCAAGGGGTTTCGGACCCTCGCCGCTGACATGTCTTTGCCCATCATCGCTGTGTCCGCACCGGCCTTGCGCAAACAGGTGACGCAAACGCAATCGGCGGCGTCACAGGCGGCGCGGGGCACGGGATCGGTTGCCGAGGCCGCAGCCCTTGCCGCAGCCGGGCCGGGCGCAAAACTGCTTGCACCGCGCGTCAAATCATCCGATGGCAAGGCAACTTGTGCACTGGCGATAGGAGAGGGCGCATGACGGTTCATTTCATCGGTGCAGGCCCGGGTGCGGCGGATCTGTTGACGCTGCGCGGGCGTGATCTTATCGCCGCTTGCCCGGTGTGCCTATATGCGGGGTCGCTCGTGCCTGAGGCTGTGCTGGACCATTGCCCGCCGGGGACGCGGATCATCAACACGGCACCCTTGGACCTTGATGCGATCATCGCTGAGATTGCTGATGCCCATGCCGCCGGGCAGGATGTGGCGCGGTTGCATTCGGGGGATTTGTCGCTGTGGTCTGCCATGGGCGAACAATTGCGACGTCTCAAAGCGCTGGATATCCCCTTTAGCGTGACGCCGGGCGTGCCGTCTTTTGCCGCCGCCGCCGCAAGTCTGGGGCAGGAGTTGACGCTGCCGGGGCTGTCCCAATCACTGGTTCTGACCCGAACGCAGGGCCGGGCGTCGTCCATGCCAGAACGTGAGACGCTCGCGAATTTTGGTGCGACAGGTGCTACGCTCGCGCTGCATCTGTCGATCGGGAACCTTGCGAAAGTGGTTGAGGACCTGACCCCGCATTATGGTGCGGCGTGCCCGGTCGCTGTGGTTTTTCGCGCGAGTTGGCCCGATGAACGTGTGCTGCGCGCCACGCTCGCCACGGTGCAGGCCCAGCTTGATCCGGACATTTCACGCACCGCCTTGATTTTGGTCGGCCCGGCCATCGGCGGTGAGGATTTCGCGGAAAGCCGGTTATACGCCGCTGATTATGACAGACGTTACAGACCACAATCGGCACAAAGCCCGTGGTCGGAATGGAGACATGGCGATGACTGACGTACCCCCCGGCCTGCTGATTTCCGCGCCCTCCTCGGGGACGGGGAAAACAACTGTGATGCTGGGCCTGTTGCGCGCCTTGCGTGATGACGGATTGACGGTGCAGCCCTATAAATCCGGGCCTGATTACATTGATCCGGCGTTTCACCGTGCAGCCAGCGGGCGGCCCTCGTTCAACCTTGATACCTGGGCGATGGACCCCGCGCTGCTGAATGGGATCGCGGCTGAGATGATGGACGCGGATATCTGTATCGCGGAAGGGTCCATGGGGCTGTATGATGGGGTCGCCACAAAAGGCCAGACCGGCTTTGGCTCCAGCGCGGAGACGGCGATGCGGATGGGCTGGCCGGTGATTTTGGTCGTCGATGTGGGCGGTCAGGCGCAATCTGCGGCGGCCACGGCACTGGGGTTCAAAGCCTATGCACCTGATTTGCCCTTTGCAGGTGTGATTCTGAACCGCGTGGCCAGCCCGCGTCACGAACGGCTTGCGCGCCTTGGCATGGACAAGGCTGGCATCCCGGTTTTGGGCGTTTTGCCCCGCCGGGGGGATCTGAGCCTGCCGGAACGTCACCTTGGCCTTATTCAGGCGGTTGAACATCCCGATCTGGAAACCGCGATTGCGGGGTATGCCGAATTCCTGCGCGCGCATGTCGATCTGCCGGCGATCCGTGCGGCGGCGGCGGGTGCTGTGCAGAAATCAGGCGGCGGGCTGCCGCGCCCGCCCGCACAGCGCATTGCGCTTGCGCAAGATGCCGCCTTTTCGTTCACCTACCCGCATCTGCTGAAGGGCTGGCGCGCTGCGGGGGCCGAGATCCTACCGTTTTCGCCGCTGGCCGATGAGGCACCTGATACGAGCGCTGATCTGGTATGGTTGCCCGGCGGGTATCCGGAATTGCACGCAGGGCAATTGGCGGCGGCGTCGCAGTTTCTCGCTGGTTTGCGCGCCCATGCAGAGACGCGCCCGGTACATGGGGAATGCGGTGGATACATGGCGCTTGGCACCGCATTGATCGACAAGGAGGGTAACACCCATGCGATGGCCGGGTTGCTTGGCCTTGTGACCTCTTATGAGAAAAGGAAATTCCACCTTGGCTATCGTCGTGCCGTTCTGGGGGCGGCGATGCCCGGTTTTGCCACCGGTCAGGCGCTGCGCGGGCATGAGTTTCATTATTCGACCATTCTGGAGCAACCGGATGCGGCGCTGGCGGATGTGTTCGACGCGGATGGCAACCCGGTGCCTGAAACCGGGTCGTTGCGCGGCAATGTGACGGGGACGTTTTTTCACCTCATTACGCCAGAGGCAGCATGAGCGGATTCGTTTCCTTCGTCGGCTCCGGGCCGGGCGATCCGGAGTTGCTGACCCTCAAGGCGGTGGACCGGCTCAAGCGCGCGGACGCTGTTCTGTTTGATGATTTATCCTCTGGCCCGATTTTGACCCATGCCAAGCAGGGCGCCGATCTGGTGGGTGTGGGTAAACGGGCGGGCCGCCCGTCACCCCGTCAACAGCACGTCAGCCGTTTGCTGGTCGAATACGCCGAGGCAGGCGGGCGTATCGTGCGGCTGAAATCGGGCGACAGCGGTCTGTTTGGCCGCCTCGAAGAAGAACTCGTGGCGCTGCGCGCCGCCGGCATTGAATACGAGATCATTCCCGGCGTGCCATCCGCCATTGCCGCTGCTGCTGCCTGCGGTATCCCGCTGACACGCCGTTTCACCGCGCGTCGTGTCCAGTTTGTGACAGGGCATGACGCATCAGGGGATTTGCCGGATGATCTGGACCTCACCGCACTTGCCGATAAAACCGCCTGCACGGTCGTCTTTATGGGCAAACGGACCTTTCCAAGACTGGCGCAGGCCCTGATGGCGCGCGGCCTGCCCCCCGAAACGCCTGCGATCCTCGCCGAGGCCGTGGGCACGCAGGAGCAGACAATCACCCGAACCACCGTTGCGGCACTGGTTGCCGCATTGACGTCAGAGGTCGGATCAAAACCGGCGCTGATTTTCTATGGACCTCTGGCAGAAGGGTAGCGCGCGCTATGATCTCTGATCTGTGGCTTATCGGGATTGGCACCGGCGCGATGTCGCATATCACGCTGGAAGGCCAGCAGGCGATCCGCGACGCAGCCGTGATCCTCTTGCCGCGCAAAGGGGCGGGCAAGGATGACCTCGCCACGGTGCGTCTGAAAATCATCGAAGCAGCAGGCGCGCAGGCAAAGGTCGTGCCGTTCGAGATGCCGGTGCGGGATGAAACACTGTCCTATCAGGAGCGTGTGGCGCTGTGGCATGATCAGATCGCGCTGGCGTGGCAGGGCGCTTTGGCAGGGACAGACATCACCGGTCCGGTTGCCCTGTTGGTCTGGGGCGATCCCGGATTATACGACAGCACCCTGCGTATTGCCGAACGCCTGTCGCCGCGCCCCACGATCCGGGTTGTGCCGGGTATCACGGCTTTGCAGGCTTTGACGGCCGCACACGCGATCCCCTTCAACACCATCGATGGATCGGTCTGCGTCACCACGGGCCAGCAACTGCGCACCCATGGCCTGCCGGGCAAAGCAGAGACTGCCGTTGTGATGCTGGATGGTAAATGCAGTTTCATGGCGCTGGATGATCCGGACCTCATGATCTGGTGGGGGGCTTTTCTGGGCATGCCCGAACAGATAACCATCAAGGGGCGTCTGCGCGCTGTCGGCACGCAGATCGTGGAAAAACGCGCGAGGGCCCGCGCGGATCATGGCTGGATCATGGATACGTATTTGCTGCGCAAAGGCGACGGATGAGGCTGTGAAATGCCTTTTGCGGACAGGTTGATTTGATAGGATGCCAGAAAAGGGCGAGCGGTGAAACTGACACAGACACATCGACAAGCGTTGCAGGATATCCTGACGTGGCGTCGTGATGTCCGGCATTTTCGCAACGATCCCGTCGCGCCGGAGGTGCTGGCACGTCTGCGCGCCAGCATGGACAGCGCGCCTTCGGTCGGAAATTCGCGCCCCTGGCGTATCCTTCAGATCGAAGACACTGCCCTGCGCGCCCGGATCATCGCGAATTTCGAAGCGAGCAATGCCGAGGCAGCGCAGCTTTACTCCGGCAGCGATCAGCAGGCCTATCTGGCGCTGAAACTGGCAGGGCTGCGCGATGCACCCGTTCATCTGGCTGTGTTTACCGATACCGCACCGGAAGAGGGCAAAGGCTTGGGGCGTCAGAGCATGCCGGAGATGTTGTCCTATTCAACCGCGATGGCGATCCACACATTGTGGCTGGCGGCACGGGCCGAGAATATTGGCGTCGGTTGGGTGTCGATCCTTGATCCGGACGACGTATGCGCCACATTGGGCGTCCCGCCAGAGTGGTCGCTGACCGGATACCTGTGCCTTGGGTATGCGGAAACGGAGTCAGATACGCCCCTTTTGCATCAGACAGGATGGCAGGAGGATACCGCGACGCAGTGGATTATTCGCTAGCGGGCTGCATCTGACAGGGCAGGGGCGGTTTGGCAACGATTGTTTCCAGTGGTAAAACCGTTGGGTCCCAGAAAAGGTGCAACCCAATGTCAGATAAATCGAAGATCAACACCATCGCAGCAGCCCTGCAGGACGTGCCGGAGGTTCAAGCCCTGTTTCTAAGTGGCAGTCACGGGAACGGCTTGGCCGATGCCTATAGCGATCTGGACTTCGTTTTGGTGTGCGAGAATGGCGCAACAGATGCGATTGCCGCCGCATGGCGCGAAGCGGTGTCGCAAACCGGAACGATCGTTTTGTGGTGGGATCGCACGAACATACCCGTTCTCATCAATGCGATCACCGAAGACTGGATGCGCATTGACCTGATCATTCTCAAGCCTGAGCAGCTGGCTTCGCATTATCAGAACACGCTGAAAGTCGTTTTCGATCCCGAGCGACTATACGATCAATTGACGCCGCAAGCGCCTTCGAGGGTGCGGGACCCGGATAAATTCCTGCGTCAGGTGGAGGATTTTATTCGAATACTCGGGCTTTTGCCTTTGGCTGAGGGTCGCAAGGAATATATCAACGGTGTCTTGGGCGTCTATCACCTCAGGCAGTTACTGGTTGATTTGCTAGTGGAAGAAACCAACGCGCCCCACCGTGGTGGCATCCTGCATCTCAATCGGCTGCTGACGGATGCTCAGCAAGAGCTTCTGATCTCGCTGCCGCCGCCTTTGCCCATCCGTGAGGGCATGATCGCGGCGCATCTTGCCTATGCTGGTGCTTTTCTGCCGCGCGCCCGGCGACAAGC contains:
- the cobN gene encoding cobaltochelatase subunit CobN, translated to MHVVFRESHGLEETETPTDLGQTPADLVVLSLSDSDLGALAQAWRKGGGPEGRLPGLRLANITALKHPLSVDTYVEQTLCSAKGILIRLIGGVPYWPYGLQQIEALARAKGIALAVLPADGRTDTRLDAVSTLPVSTLRQLQKLCDTGGVVAWQAALAQMALASGLYAGPVRGAKTLPSVGGWTPEHDVTCPVLAKEATEPLVLVVFYRSFLVAADLAPIEQVFAALRAKGFAVMGLFAPSLKAPGAAEWLTRQVAHLSPAAIVNATSFSGQGTRGASPLDAGDVPVFQMALATSRQAAWAEAERGLSPADLAMHVVLPEVDGRLFAGVASFKEPQKRDADLQYSRFVHRPHAERIMAIADRVAAWVHLASKPASERRIALVMSTYPGREWNLAHAVGMDALGSASAILEDLAGAGYATDGHVTAQDFESADQLLDARDYQALLANLPQSLRDDLTIAWDDPPEGVAIAMPAVRRGNVWIALQPERGTPQKRDQEYHDLSRVPRHEYVAFYLWLRTQVDAIVHIGAHGTLEWLPGKSVALSNACWPDALTGATPVIYPFIVNDPGEAAQAKRRIGAVTLGHIPPPLRPTATPLRLVRLEALLDEFSNADGLDPRRRDLLQENIRDEAQALGVEHELGLDGVSCAAEAITRIDRFVCDIKDSQFGDGLHIWGRAPQVDTTFDASLSARCESAALLAALDGKRIAGGPSGSPYRGRLDVLPTGRNLYTIDQRSVPTRAAYEQGRRLADEFVRRHLQDEGDWPRSLIVDLWGSATMRTAGEEFAMALCLLGARPVWDEGSERVSGIEVLPITELDRPRVDVTLRVSGLFRDVFPTLTALFSQAVRALAARDEAPDWNPYAGADTTRVFGPAPGSFGVAMGAHIGDYSEAAKLAAGEAWLATSSWALDGDKVQQDAAGIKARVSKATAFLHFQDLPETDVLLAEDYATHEAGFAAAKSVTGGRAALYHMDATDFENPRTRTLTEEIARVVHARATQPDWIAGMQRHGFRGAAEIATTLENMAAFAQLADVVPGHLFDLYFDATLGDADVTAFLADANPAALAAMRDRFAALHAAGLWKSRRNSILASLEAAE
- a CDS encoding precorrin-3B synthase; amino-acid sequence: MNRAASAKAPRVKGWCPGAHRPMASGDGLVVRVRPQMSRLDRTQACRLAELAIGYGNGVIDLTSRGNLQIRGVDQDRHGALLEALMDAHLLDATAEDEARRNILTTPFWGQDGLTENLYPRIVAGLRALPNLPAKMGIVLDTGAQPLLSLASGDFRFERGAQTALILRADGAVTGMEISPDTALSALADLAQWFVDSGGAQAGRMRRHLERNALPDGFQGHAPRRTGTTPQPGPCPEGYLLGAGFGAVDARGLIGLFADDAVVGLRCTPWRLFLLEGASKVATDCFVTKPGAHILNVHACPGAPLCEQGEIETRALAEALATRMPKGQSLHVSGCAKGCAHAGPADVTLVGADGKFDLVRHDAAWDEPSARGLSIDDVFKELTQ
- a CDS encoding precorrin-8X methylmutase yields the protein MPYQYEKDGAAIYLESFATIRAEAALERFAPDEEQVVVRMIHAAGLVGLEEHVKVAPGMVAAARDALMRGAPIFCDAYMVSEGVTRKRLPADNDVICTLRDARVPDMAARLGTTRSAAALELWRDRLEGAVVAIGNAPTALFHLLEMLEDPDCPRPAAIIGCPVGFVGARESKDALWAANPVPSIIVEGRLGGSAITVAAINAIASRAE
- a CDS encoding precorrin-2 C(20)-methyltransferase, which gives rise to MTGVLYGVGLGPGDRELMSVKSDRLVRETRNIAYFRKKGRAGRARTIVDGMLRDDVVPFAMEYPVTTEIPLSDPRYNAALSAFYTDCTTHLQTLVQAGEDVVVLCEGDPFFYGSFMHVYTRLKDSLPIEVIPAITGMSAAWTASGAPITWGDDILSTVMGTLDEETLTNAMTQADALVVMKIGRNLPKVRRALAAAGKAERAILVKYASMEGQEICPLAEFDAETLPYFSIIIVHGQGRRP
- the cobJ gene encoding precorrin-3B C(17)-methyltransferase produces the protein MSGWVIIAGLGPGRESCITPEVTEAIAQATDIVGYIPYVRRIAPRAGLTLHESDNRVELDRARHALQMAADGRRVVVVSSGDPGVFAMASAVFEALEAGDATWRALDVRVLPGITAMLAASAAAGAPLGHDFCAINLSDNLKPWDLIEKRLRLAVEADFAMGFYNPRSKARPDGFARVLDVLREGCAPERLLIFARAVSTPEQKIDVVRLAEATPEMADMRTVVLVGSSQTRLIERAGDPIVYTPRSVS
- a CDS encoding cobalt-precorrin-6A reductase — its product is MTPNLLILGGTTEATALANALAKAGVKGTVSFAGRVERPIRQPLPQRVGGFGGAEGLARYMRAEKITHLVDATHPFAAQMSRNAVAASAQAEVPMIALTRPKWDPEPQDKWQHVADIAGAVAALERAPLRVMLAVGRMHLADFAPNPQHFYLLRLVDPPKAALPLPDAQVIVARGPFTEPDDRALMQEHRIDIVVSKNAGGSGAYAKIAAARALGLPVIMIDRPSVPERHEVATPADVLAWLSHQETDRGV
- a CDS encoding bifunctional cobalt-precorrin-7 (C(5))-methyltransferase/cobalt-precorrin-6B (C(15))-methyltransferase, which gives rise to MTKAPWITIIGLGEDGPDGLPPASHKALAAAEVIMAPRRHLSLLAETTARLIEWPVPFSDGIGLLASLRGQQVVVLASGDPFWFGAGSVIAREFEAGEWRCLPAPSTFARAASHMGWAIDQTICLGLHAAPLTRLRPFLAPHLQLVVLLRDGDAVHALTQYLQGEGFGESELTVMEALGGPREKCTPLRADDVQPRAFQHPVCVALKPKGAGAVLPVAAGLPDAIFETDGVMTKRPVRAVTLSSLAPKPGELLWDIGGGSGSVGIEWLLAHRACRAISVEPRADRVGLIEHNAAALGVDRLRVVHGEAPDVLTGLPSPDAVFIGGGLSAEMMDALEGLLPAGTRIVANAVTLEAERLLAETHAIKGGELLRIDVSTAQPLGAKTAWKPSYPLVQWSGVL